The genomic region TGCTTATTTTCTAACTTGCTGTACATCATGAAGAAGGACGCGGAGTGGCTGAGGACTGCAGACCAGAAACTGTGTCTACCTATCATCTATTAATGCCAGAATCGAGCTATTGCATGTGCATCCAGGTGGGCTTAGATTTCCTACTAATAGTAAGTCACATTTACCATCCTCTTGCTTAATACCCACTTGATGTGAGCAAGTATTACTGCATTAGCCATCAGAGGAATGCTGAGcgtgtgtttttaaatccattttcatttgtgttggCTAGAGATTTCCACACGATGAAATGCTGATGTGACTGAAAAAGGTTGGGTAACAATGCACTTTCCACATCTCGTCAAAGAATGTCAGACAAATTTCAATGAAATTCTAAACATACGTTGTGGAGGCCCAAAATGTGTGCATCTCAATAATGCTCATTTATTTCAGCTAAAAAGAATTGCCTTGCATTGCACCTTTAATCTTCTGATGAGAGAATGAAACAAACATATAACCCAAATTGTCTCAACCTTTGATGTGTCAATCCAACTATTATATAGCAAAGGTATCTACtgaatgtttcatttccttGCAGAAATGAGGCCAGTGGGTGTCTAACTGTAATACGGAGCTGCTGTTTTAGATTCGAGCCAAACTCATCCATTGACCTGGCAAACCTTGGCCATTTAGTGGATTAGTTCATTGTTCTGAGGCAAATTAATGTTAACAGTTTGGTTGAGGGGTGGTGCACGAGTGACGCTTGGAGTGGACATGCAGAGGGGAGTAATGTGATCAGGGAATTGTCTTGTGTTCCTCCTCTACTTGATGCTCTTTTGCTTTTCCAGCGTGGAATGAGACaactatttcattttttttgctaACGGCTTTGAAACTTTGGTAAATCCAGATTAACCAGTAGAGTCAGGAAATGTTTCTTCTTCCGGTGTCATAGTCTCTCAGTGCTAACGGCTCGCCTTAATTTATACCTAACAAACTTCTGTAGCAGCAAACATCTTTAATATGCAGTTATGTCTTTGTCATGGATAGCTCCCAACCTCTCATTATAACCACACATGCAAATGGGACCCACTGTGCAGCAGCCTTATGGGATGACTATTGGTCTGAAAAGCCCCAAGTCTTGCACATCCATTTAAAACAATAACGTACAACAAGTCACTTATTATAATTGGAGTCATTTGTGGAACAAGAAAACCTTTAGACATTTGAGTCACTTTGCTGGTGCCCTTTTATTAACTTGACTTCAGGGCACTTTGTCAGGACTCGTGGGGGGAATCAAATGTGACCTTTGTGGCATGAGATGGCCTCCCTCACCACCAGGCCAACTCACAGAAGCGTCGCATTCTGAGGTTAATTTGCAAGAGTCATTGGGGACGTGTCAGCCCTGAGGCGCTATATTTATATCCCAATCACACATGAAACCATTAAGGAAATTGCATCTTTCTTGTACTGAAATTGAAGGCAGGTCGGCAGCTGAGATTATCTTTTATAGAATAATTAAGAGATCATTGTAATCCTGATTTTAATAAATTACTATTGTTACTATTGGAAAATTAAAATAttctcttcctccatggatcTAGCAGATGTCCTTTAAATTCTACAGGTCGGTggtattttctatttttatgtcTCATTTTAAGACTCGGACAAGGAGATATGATAATCTGAGGAAATGAGCGCAAGCACAAAGGCGTTCTTGTCCTTACTGATCTAGCAGGGTTCTAATTTTGGCCTCCTGAGACCAGCAGCTGGTTTCTATTAGATTACAGTCACAGAGCAGATGAGGCACTGGGTGATGTATGGCGGAGCATAATTGAACTCTGGAGGTCTTTGACCCGGAATAGCAATATTCCGTTCACCAGGCAAAAGGGTCTTTGAATGCGTTGCAATCAATGGTATGATATTTACTAAAAGCAGAGAAACGCCGTGGGAAGAACGCCCTCTCTCTTAACTGCACACTTTGATGTTGAGGTTGCAgtctaagaaaaaaaacacctctgGTTCTGACGACAGGCTCGCAACTCAAAAACACTGTAGTCGATCTCTGATTTACTTGAGtcagctgttttattttcattattttttgtacGAAGTAGTGTTAGGAATTACTTCTCCATTTATTGAATAAACATCTTGCCACCTTACAGAGTGTCACAGTGCACTAACCAGTGGAGAAAACATTACAAGAAGCACTGTGTAGAACATTTCAGTTTCTAATCTATTAGCTATTTCGTGTTCTTCTGCTCTGGCGGTACCGAGTTGATGCGATTGTTCCCCATAGGTAACGTATATCATCAGAGCCATTACTGTCAGGGATGAGCCATGTAGGCTCATCAGCAGACTGGACCAGCCAGGTGTCTTTCCTCTCTTACCATCTTTGAAGTATGTGTTTCCATCCAGTGATtctctcttgggggggggggggctgtctttCTACGACAAATCAATATAGCTACCCATGTTAGTGGGCTTAGAGCTCACCACACTGGATGAAAGCTTTCACAAAGCTTTTTGTGGAAAAGAAAGGAGATGATTCCCAACCAGCCTGTGGAGAGTGGAATGTTATTGAACAATGGCGTAATTGAGGATcattggggcgggggggtctgtGTCTGCCTGTTGGTATGACCATTTCACTGATGTCCACTCGCCTGTAGACCCTGCAGCAGAAGATTTTCCCCGCCTCAGGCTTAGATCTGACCTCAATCAGTGGGCTGGACTGTAGAATAAccgtcccacacacacatgatctCATACCACATGGGTGTATTTTCTCTAACACACAGAAAACTACTCCTTGGTGGATGGCAAAAAATAATGTATAAATGAAGCCACGTTTAAAATCACATTGTGATGTGgaattgttttttgttgtcaATGAGCTCGTAGCAAACCTTGCTTTTATCTGAGTACAGAGAAAGATTTAGATTAATATCGGCAGAGAAGGTTGGTGTTATTTTTCCTCTCGGCATGAGTTTGTGTTGCACACAGGACCATGGATCAGTGGGCCGCCCGCCTTTCACTCCTACAGCTCTACCTCCTCATTCTGGCCTCCTGCCAAGTCTATTTGCAGCATCCTCATCTTCGATCTGTCTTTTCTTTCCGTCTTTTCCTTTCGTTTACAAAGGATGCCACACATAAACTAGACTGTAAGACCATGTTCTCCATATAATTCcacagggcaaaaaaaaaaggatcaagtCAATAAAATCAAGCAAAGTTCAATTACCCATGCGAAAAAGGATTACTTGGAACATATGCTTTAGAACCGCTCGAAACCTGGAGCTTCAAAAAGCAGAGTGAAACTGTTTTGTCCTCCCTTCAGGCAAATCCCTTTGCTTTATCGATTGGAGGACAAACTAAAAGTACAAGACTCTTTGGATGCAAGGTTATATTATACAACAGCttgaaaacaaatgaattacATTGACCAGAGGGATTtttacagcaaaaacaaaaaggaaaatgtttgaGGAATGATGTTCTGATAATATAAGACTGAACAGCATGTCCAACCTGAAAATAGTGTtgatggttgtttttttttggggggggggggattggattGAATGATCAGTAACTCCAATTTTTTCCGCCTGTCTGCAGATGGCAGGTTACACCATATGCCCCGTTCAGTTGGAGCAGATGTCACCAGTTCAATGGCTCCTCTGACTGGAGACCGCAAGTCCTCTGCCCCCATACACTCCAGCCAGCCTGTCCTCTTCACCTTTGAGCCCATGCGCCAGTCGCATCATAGCTCCATGTCCAACAGTGCACCCCAGGACTACCTTCTACTCCACCAGTGCATGAGCAGGAAGACGGAGAGTACACGGTAATGGTCACGACCCTCTTGCATCCTGTGTCCGCTTCCTGTTATCAGTTAATGCAGGTCAACATACAGATTCACTGTGTTTCCTCAGTTTAGAGGCCCCTAAGAACTAGAACTACCAATTTGTGTTGTTGAGCGGTTATATACAGTAAATGGGGTCTGATATATTCATAAAAATATTGACTTATTTAAGTGTACGTAATATGCACAAATTGACGTGTCTGAATACTTAACCGTGTATATATATGCATGGCTATCTCAGCTATATGTTAagctggaggacagaaggaaCAAATTATTAAATGCACTCCTGGATTTTCCGTTAACATTCACCTCACCTTCTGCTGCCATCATGCCTGCTGCCAAGAATCAAAAGGCAGCTTTCATAACGATGCCCTTCGATAGATAGCCGGCACAGTGTATGATCAATGAGGGTGAGGCTGGAATTCATCACTCCTGTAGGTTTAGACTCAAACAGGGTAGAATTACCCTCTCAGCCACCCGATTTGCACATAAATCTGCTGCCTTGGACATCTGTGACGCCCAGGAAATCAAACCACACAATCAGCTTATGCAGAGATTTCTGTCATTCCCTCGATTGCTTCTGCTTTGTGCATCTGCTAATTAACACAGGCATCTGGTAGTGTGCTATGATTCATATGAAAAAGGCCCCCCATGCAGCCGCGGGGATGTAATGTAGGGAATACTGAACACAAATATTGATTGATTCAGAttctgaagaaaaatgaaatgctgatcTGAGTCAAAAATAGCAACATGTAATGTCTGTCAATCTTGTGTTACTTTGTCACAGTTTATTTAAAATTGCAATAATCATGATCAAGACTGAGCCGACGCAAATGAGTAATTTTAAGAGACGTTAGTAGAGGCTTAAAGAAACTACTCATTGAGAATGTCTCCTCTTTGCATCGGCCATCTGTCGGACCATTGGTCAGCTAACTGGCTGGAAATGTCTGAGCTGTAGAGCTGGCTGTAGTTCATACCCAATGTCAAGCCCAACAAAAGAGCTAGAATACATGAGGCATGTCTCCAGGGTAACCGGGGCTAAAAAGCTGGGAAAGTCATAgcattcctccttttttttttttttttttaaacacagatgTACTTTCCTTGCAACATGCTGAAAACATGTATGGAATCAACTTCAAGagatattaataataaaatggcATGCTACTGTGCAATGGGACTCAGGCATTAACAATGAGGTGTattttcatatgttgtgagactTGTGCTTCTTCTGAATAACTACAGCGCCATCTTGTGGCCATTTTCTGTTATATCTATATTATATTTGCATTGCATGCACTTTTCCACAATGTGCATATAGAGTAGACAAATGTGTATAATGGACACAAGAAATGATCATTTTGGATATATGTCACATGTTCATGTTTGCTATTGTTACAGAAGTGCCAGTTTCTCCCAGGTCACACGGAGCAACCTCTTTGTGGGGAGTGACTCTGCAGTGCAGAAACTCTCCCATGGCTTTTCTCACTGTCTGAATGGCATGGGTGCTCAGTTGCACGGCTTCTACAGCCTGCCCAAGCCAGGAAAACACCAGATACCGACGCATGACGACTCCCCCCAAGAGGCCTGTTATGTGTTTCCACGTGGTTACGGTTCTGAGGCTCACGGCAGCTTAGGTGACCCGGACATGGAGGATGAAGAAGTTTACACCTTCAAAACGCCCTGCAACGCCCTCGCCACCATGCACAGCAATGAGCATCCGACGGACAACTACGACCTCCCGACGCCACCTGGCTCCTTCTACCAGATCCCTCGGACATTTGATAAGAATCACAATGCCTTGACACCACCCAGCTCTGAGTCCtcctgtgctcctcctcctcccaggccCCCTAAGCCTAGCCAGGGGTCAGAGGGTCAGTGGGGGAGTCCCCAATCGGTAGAGAGCCAGAATGGAGAGGTGACATCAGCAGTGTCAGTTATTCCACGCAGGAATACACTCCCTGCTGTCGAGAACATCAGGCTGCACAGAGGTACACGGAATGCAAAGTGTTCTACTAATAAATGAATTCTGAATTCTGCTTATGTCTTTAAAAACAACTCTGATTGATTCATACAGATACGACATTGCAATAGTTTCCTGTTTTTCAAATGTGAGCCTGAATTTATCAGTTCGTTCTTTCGTGGTGTGGCAATGActgtgcttcctcttcctccccctctctccctcttcctctgtctgtcaTTTTACTTATTTAATGATAGTGACTTTGCAGAAACAGTCAGTCCAGCAGACACTGTTCTGTTGAGAAAGCTAATGAAATTCAAGCCTGTTCCAGAATGCTTCATTCCAGCCtaataaataacacaatgcATTGCCTCATGCTGCGTTCTCTGCTTTAGTCGGGCCTCGAACGACTACTTGACATGTGACCTGTGTTAGCGAGACTATGGGCTGTTTATAAACTTGAATTTAACATTGGAACCCTGTGGAGTATTTGAAATACCACTTGTTAGTTCTGAGCTTTTAAATAGAAGCATGAATTTATGCAGAGAAAAATCTGTCATTTCTGTCTAGCATATTTTTTGGTTTGAATTTATAGGAGTGATAAATACGGTCTTCTCTCCCGACTTCCTTCAACAGGCTCGTCCTTTGAGACCAACAGCCATCACCGCCATTTTAACAACTCGGGCCAATCTGTGGAGTCTGTCAATGACGGGTTCAGTTCCTACCTGGTAAGTCACTTCCTCCAAGCCCCCCAAAAATGATCATCGTTGCTTATAGAATACAGcagttgttttatttgatatctGTTTTGATATCAGATATCTGATATCTGTTATCAATcattgcaacaaaaaaaacaatttgattGATTTGCCATCTTTGCCTGATTGGCCTTCCTCTAAAAGTCTAATCATTTATGAACAACGATGGGATGAGGTTAGCTGCTTGGTGAAAGGGTAATAGGACATGGGCTGTGGGTAAACGTGGTTTATTGGCAAACGATTGTATTTATAGTTTAAAGAGGCCCAACTTGTATAAATCTGGGTTGCAACTACAGCATCCTCAGGCAGATACCATCATTGCGTCAATGATAAATGCAATGATGGTATCTATCATTGAGCAGAAAACAccgaaaatgtatttctgcCATATCTAATCCAAGTAGGTGTCGCAGTTATTCTGCAATGTGGCATTCTTTGAGTTTAAGAGTCATGTCCCGTCTTTCTTTTGACACTAGCGAACCAAAGCCCCCCTGACTCGCTCAGACAGTGGAAACTCTGATGACAACTATGTGCCCATGAATCCTGGCTCCTCTCCACTCAGCGCTGCCCAGGCTGACAGTCCTAAGAATATCTACATCCCGATGAGCCCTGGGCCCCATCACTTTGATTTCCCAGGATTCTCTGCAACATTACCTGCCCGTAAGGGGAGCAGTGCCTCCTTGTGTCATCGGCCCAGTCGTCTCAGCGATGTCACGCCACCACCCATCAACCGAAACCTCAAACCCAACAGGAAATGTGAGCTTTTGACAGATAGATTCTCACTAATCAAAGTGTATAACTTTATTTCTTTTGATTGCTATTTTTGGCTAAATATTATCAGTAAAACCTGCATTGTTAATTGTTTTTACTGAACTGTAATCGttgttgacagtgtctggtctTGTTTTCCATAGCGAAGCCAACACCTCTTGATTTGAAGAACAATGGCATCATTGATGAGCTGCCATTTAAGAGTCCAGTCACCATGTCCTGGACACGGCCCATGTGAGCCTCGTAgcggttacacacacacacacacacacacactgattttaATGACACAGTTTGGTGCATGAGATCAAACGTAGACGCACTCATGGCCTTGTCTGCTTTGCTCCAGGCCAGCTATGAACTCCATGTCTTCCCAGCACTGTCGACCCATTTCCACACAAAGCATTACCAGCACAGACTCGGCTGACAGTGAGGAGAATTACGTAGCTATGGTGAGTCCCGATAACTGGAGGGAGTGCattgtgttctttgttttcatgATCCACTTGCTACTTATGCTTTCTGGCTGCACCCTGTGTGAGTGAAACCTCCCCTGTTCCCATTAGCAGAACCCGGCGTCTACCTCCCCAGCTCTGAGTGGCACCAGCAGCCCGGCCCCAAGGAAGTGCGGCAACGTGGACTATCTGGCACTGGATTTCCAGCCCGGATCGCCCAGCCCACATAGAAAAGTAAACTGAGTTTGTTGACTTAATTTGAAACAAATGTCTGTATTGCCTgtctcctacccccccccccccctacacagaACCTGACTGTTACCTTATTGATTGTTCAACAGCCCTCTACATCCTCTGTGACCTCCGATGAGAAGGTGGACTATGTGCAAGTTGACAAAGAGAAGACTAAAGCACTGCAAAGCACCATGCAGGAGTGGACTGATGTCCGGCAGTCGACTGAACCTGCCAAGGGGGTCAAGTCCTGACAGTAACCTGtaccaaaaaaaagatcaatgacAAAAACATCTCAAGTATCGTGTTTGTCATTCGGGCAAATACTGTTTGGACTTGTTTAGGACAGAACTATTTGGACAGTAAGCCATAACCTATTATATGCCTGTTGTTTgagtttttatcttttattttttactgcagAGCACTGCTAAAATGCAAAGATATCAGGCCATACGAGTGACGCACTCTGCCAATGCTCCTCATGCGGACTGTAATAGCCGTGTGGACAGTTGATACTGTGTATTCAAATATCATCCTTTCTCATCAATATAAACTGGATGAATTGCAagtatataattttttttttaaatcttcacaTTTCTCTCGAATATTTCCGTCCAAAAGAGTGCTAGAGGCAGCCTGGTCAATAACAGTATTAACATGCTGTAAGAATAATGCTGAGCGATGCCAGGAATGCCGAGAAGCATGCCAACTTAGACAGCAAAGcagactccttttttttttttacttcaagcTGCCGTTTGTGCTGAGTCTGCAAAAGCAACAAAGAGAATATTTTCACTGTGAGCAGTCGTTTCAGCTGAGCAAAGCATGTCCAGTAAGAGGAATGTGAACGAATTCAGCCTTACAAATACAAGCCGTGTCAGAAGCTGTAATGATAATCACACGTGGCTGTTGCTTCGGCTTCACTTAAATAGGAGGCCAAATCTTAGTTCAAAGctgtgctgtgttttttatttttttttttttttttttgggcaggCCATTTATGTCGGTGCGGATATAAAGTCAGTAACACCCAAATGTAAAGCATGAAGAAAACCAGGAGAGAAAGAAGTAGCATCTGTTATTTTCGTAGGTTTTACTTTTGTGGCCATTTCTCTTCAGGTAACATTCTAATACATTTCATTGTAAATCTGACCCAGAAATGTGAGTTGGAGGaggtaaaagaagaagaaaacaaaaagcggGAGTACTTTCCAAGGAGTTCAGATATCCTATGTCTTTTCTCTCTTGAGACAATCAACACAAGCTGAGTAGAGAGTAGCATATTTATGTCTTCTGGGATTCATCCATGATGCATGTATTAGGCTTTAGATATGCTGCACGCTACAGCTTTGTCTCTGAAGAGTCATTGTTTCCTGTatgtaaataattaataataatgccATATTTGCAATGCATGTTGTTTACAGTTATGCACTTATctgagacaaaagaaaaagtgcaCCACAGTGATGCAACATTGTGCTTTTCTTAGAAAGGAATCCTACCCCAATGAAGATTTGCCAGTGATCGTAGGCCCATAAAATAGCTAGGGAATGTTTTCTAAATTTCTTAGCCTCTTCTGCTTGTTTAATTTTCTTTATGgtttcatttcagtttgagCTGTACATTTTGTCTTTGAGAAATTCTCTTATTTACAATATTTCCAAGCAAGAGCCATGTTGTATGTAGGACAACTGCGTGATTAGTTTCTAGTTCGATGTAAGTCCAGTATTTCATTGTGGGCTGGAACCACTTTAGGGTGAATCCCTATTTGATCGTGAAATGAATAATGTGGCCATGCAGTGCAAAATGgtgttattgatttgtttttgttttttaaatcaagatctATTTCTTAGTGTTTCTACCAgtttttttactgctttttttaaaatcattattttctACTTAAAATGTGAGTCATTTTCACATGGATGCAGCTTTAATTTGTTATGCTGTGAAtttgatgtctttttttaaattacaaatcTAAGGATCTGTGTGTGAATTGGATATACTGGCAGTTTGATGTGCACTGCTCAAATCCCTACGCAGCTGAACTGCGGCTCACGAGGAGCGAGGGCCGAGAATGAAACGGAAAGACTGAAGAAAATCTGTCGGCCTCGGAAGTGAGACGGAtgtgtaatttattatttagagAGACCCGTTGTAAGCAGATGAGATGTGTAAGTGTTGTAGAAGATTAttagtttttgtattttaaatgacaGCCTGACTGGGCAAAATGGAATACTCTGCTCAGATCTACTGTCCGACGTCACTGGGTTGACAATACTGTACTAGAAgtgaactttttttattttaaccactgTTATTTCTACTACTGTAGAGCATTTGCTAATTGCTTGTGtgttaatttattaatttattgtgtgtttttccaatTGCGTATAATgcataaagaaaaaaaccaaaTGAGAAGAACTTTCTCTCTACTAACATTGATGTATGAAAATGGTCTTGATCTTTGGAGCGATGCCATCGTGATGGTAATGTGGTACCGTTGATTTTGAATGGACTTTGTTATTCCTGTATTATGGTAGACAAACTGTCACAGAATAAACCCAGAACTAAAAGTTTGGTGCTCAGGATCCTCTTCAAGTATAAATCACAAGTCGAGCTTTCGGCCAGCCACAATATTATTACCCATTTGTCACCTACGTTGGTGATTTACTTGTTTGTTTCTTGGTGCAacaatttaatacatttatcGAATCTTAGTCTAATTGGGCCGAGCTAATAGTTCAATCAAAGTTTTATCTTTCTCAAGTCATGGATTTGCTTCCCATTCTAATGAGTCTAATCACAGCCTATATCTGAAGTTGTTTTGAAGCCCGGTGGCCAAATACTTGGTGAAACTTTCATATATAACTTTCATGTACTCCAATAGGCTTTATAGCAGCCTGATCTTGCACCACAAACCACGACTTGTGAGAGCGCAATCTATTTCCCCTCCTCGTTAACGCGATCACAAGGAGGGgaaaccataaataaatatctctcattcttaaTCTTTCCAATAAGCAAACgcatcacaaaataaatggaGTGGCCTCTAGAATAAACGAGGCTCCGTGTTTTGGGGTTtgttttggggggtggggggccaACAACTGTCTCTATCCGTCCATTACGCGTTGCGTAATCCTgccaacaaacaaactgaaccatcataacctcctcggcggaggtcacTGTTGTATTCCTGCTGCAGTTCGCGTTCCTGTCCACTAGAGCGCGCCTTCGGACCGAGCCACGGTCCACGTGCGCGTCTCACGCCGGTGGAGGAACGCTCGTACAATGAGGGTCTGTCCTTTAGTTCCGCTCCTGCCTCGGTGGGTGCACCACACGGACACGACGATTGTCACTGgactggctgtgtgtgtgtgtgcgtgcgtgtgcgtgagctcAATCGGTCTACGCGACGTGCTTCGGCATGTTCTGATTTGTAATCTACAACCCCGACATTAATAATCCGGATggaaagagaaagggaggaaaaacaaaacaaattaacgTGAGTCTCGAAGTTTGGTCGTTTTGGTGCGTCTTTTACGCACAACATCGTGATTCTGCGCAGTCGGCGTTTCTCCGTGTTTCCTGCTTGCTGCTATAAGTGCGGCTCATTTAACAGCAAAACTACTTGCCGATGCGCTgaggggggggtcggggggggtccGTGGAGGAGAAGTTGTGCGTGCCATGATTCTGAATCGTCTCTTGGATGGAATCTGTCTGTACGCGGAGCTCGAGTCGCGCAACACGCGTGGATCCAATCCGGCTGTGAATTCTCTGATcagtgtttttaattaattacagcCGCTGACGGGATTCTGCAACGATGACAATCTGAAACCCCCAGAGTGAGTTTGTTGTGATTTTATATTATGCGCtttgttttttatcttttaaatcGTCCGTTCGAGGAGCAGCAATCCCGCAAACGCAGTCGGTGAAGTCTTATCTGCTGCGCGGTTCCGTGCGTCGTACAGACCAgagtagtctctctctctctctctctcctcatggGATCCGAACTGCTTCCCTTCCTCTCGTCCATTTAAACCGCGTGGAGCTCAGCCTCGGTAACCGAGTCGTGGACTTGCGGGAATGGGAGAAGCGACCCCTGCTCAGTCTTCCGCGGGGCCGTTCGTACCCATGCTGGGTGTCGGTTTGGGACCTCTGCCCGGCGGGCCGGTGGCCGCCACTTCACGGGGGTCCGCGGTTCCGCACCTCCACAGCGCCATCGTGGAGCGCCTGCGCGCCCGCATCGAGCTGTGCCGGAGGCACCACTCGACCTGCGAGAACCGCTACCAAAGGGGTCAGGCCGAGAGCTCGGACCGCGAGCACGAGAACACGCTTCACCTGCTCAACATCGTCCAGCAGGGGCCCGGGAGCCGGAAGGCGAAGACCGGCCGGGGCTCGAACCCGCAACAGCCAGAGTACAGCAGGGCAAACGGGGAGCACAATGGCCGTGAGGGCGAACAGAAGATTTCCACGCGTATTGCGGTGAGTTCTGTTATGACACTTCTACTCGACCTATTATTTATctattctttattttctgcctaAATTACTTCATGAAAGCTTCCTCTGTTGCGACTCTTGATCAATCAGCAGTTAATTCTCGGTCCAGCCCGACTGATGATCAGAACTAAAAACAGCTGTTTGATTGTTCTCATTAAACGACTCTTTGACATTGAGGGGATGAAACTGGACCACAAAAGCTGAACTGCGTCCAGAGGAAATGGTTTTTGGGGTCATTTGGGCCGCGGGGACGTTTGTGTTTCCTGCGTCTCGGCTGTGCCTCTGAGCCAATCGGAGGGATGCATTCTGTGGCTTCTTTAACCCGTTTAACATGCACCGTTTTCAATATCGATTATTCTGCCGACGTGAATTTCAAAGCGGGCTAAGTGCCGTTTCTCAGAGGTTTTCCTGAAGGagggtgtttttgtctgtccCTCAGAGATCCTGTATTTCGATGCAGCTTTGTGGCCC from Brachionichthys hirsutus isolate HB-005 chromosome 11, CSIRO-AGI_Bhir_v1, whole genome shotgun sequence harbors:
- the gab2 gene encoding GRB2-associated-binding protein 2, with amino-acid sequence MSGGEILFQGWLRKSPPEKKLRRYAWKKRWFILRSGRMSGDPDVLEYYKNDHSKKPIRVIDLHCCEQVDAGLTFKRKEFQDSFVFDIKTSDRTFYLVAETEEEMNKWVRSICQLCGFNQSDDNHDGRLHHMPRSVGADVTSSMAPLTGDRKSSAPIHSSQPVLFTFEPMRQSHHSSMSNSAPQDYLLLHQCMSRKTESTRSASFSQVTRSNLFVGSDSAVQKLSHGFSHCLNGMGAQLHGFYSLPKPGKHQIPTHDDSPQEACYVFPRGYGSEAHGSLGDPDMEDEEVYTFKTPCNALATMHSNEHPTDNYDLPTPPGSFYQIPRTFDKNHNALTPPSSESSCAPPPPRPPKPSQGSEGQWGSPQSVESQNGEVTSAVSVIPRRNTLPAVENIRLHRGSSFETNSHHRHFNNSGQSVESVNDGFSSYLRTKAPLTRSDSGNSDDNYVPMNPGSSPLSAAQADSPKNIYIPMSPGPHHFDFPGFSATLPARKGSSASLCHRPSRLSDVTPPPINRNLKPNRKSKPTPLDLKNNGIIDELPFKSPVTMSWTRPMPAMNSMSSQHCRPISTQSITSTDSADSEENYVAMQNPASTSPALSGTSSPAPRKCGNVDYLALDFQPGSPSPHRKPSTSSVTSDEKVDYVQVDKEKTKALQSTMQEWTDVRQSTEPAKGVKS